The following proteins come from a genomic window of Geomonas sp. RF6:
- a CDS encoding Ppx/GppA phosphatase family protein: MKGTGEDLSGGAGSDRREVPPEVEGKKGKTRRIAAIDIGTNSIRSIVVQVAPEGTYRILDDERALVRLGEGLNESGSIAPAAWQRALEALSRQKKIIDGYGVDAIEAVATSAVRKAANGGALIDAIAAEVGLQVDIISGEEEAALAAASAFHNFDLEGVRHLIVDIGGGSLELITALGSHTEEVLSLELGAVFLTERFIKSDPVSPADLAKLRKYVRKTLKAHYDRGYGPLHCLVGSGGTITSLAAMVTASRRERFDSIHGYELLRSEVVHLLAMLHRKSAKERRALPGLNPERADIIVAGVAVVDELMDYFQVNLLKVNEHGIREGLILKGLHRQKLLPEDRKIRTWRDSALAFARSCHFEETHSLHTAKLALQLFGAVAKRFRLKERERRLLEAAAILHDVGYFISYSAHHKHSYHLIRHAQLFGFTPRERELIANVARYHRKSAPKKKHEEYTRLPAPDRLLVSRLGGILRLADGLDRRRTSAVQDLECLLGKDTLQVKLIGEDDLSVELFGARGKGDLFESAFKVKLELEEPPREGIQGNGFQP; encoded by the coding sequence ATGAAAGGGACGGGGGAAGATCTTTCGGGGGGAGCCGGCAGCGATCGCCGTGAGGTACCACCGGAAGTGGAAGGAAAGAAGGGAAAGACCCGGCGCATCGCAGCGATCGACATCGGCACGAACTCCATACGGAGCATCGTCGTCCAGGTGGCACCGGAGGGAACGTACCGGATCCTCGACGACGAGAGGGCGCTGGTAAGGCTCGGCGAAGGGCTGAACGAGAGCGGCAGCATCGCGCCGGCCGCCTGGCAGCGCGCCCTGGAGGCACTTTCGCGCCAGAAGAAGATCATCGACGGCTACGGTGTCGACGCCATAGAGGCGGTCGCCACGAGCGCCGTACGCAAGGCTGCAAACGGAGGGGCGCTGATAGACGCCATTGCGGCAGAGGTAGGGCTCCAGGTCGACATCATCAGCGGCGAGGAGGAGGCCGCACTCGCCGCGGCAAGCGCCTTCCACAACTTCGACCTGGAGGGGGTGCGCCACCTGATCGTGGACATCGGCGGCGGCAGCCTCGAGCTCATCACCGCGCTCGGCAGCCACACCGAGGAGGTCCTTTCCCTCGAGCTCGGGGCGGTCTTCCTGACGGAGCGTTTCATAAAAAGCGATCCGGTCTCCCCTGCCGATCTGGCGAAGCTCAGGAAGTACGTGCGAAAGACGCTGAAGGCGCACTACGACCGGGGGTACGGGCCGCTGCACTGCCTTGTCGGCTCCGGGGGGACCATCACTTCGCTCGCCGCCATGGTCACCGCCTCCCGCCGCGAGCGCTTCGATTCGATCCACGGCTACGAGCTCCTCCGCTCTGAAGTGGTCCACCTCCTGGCGATGCTGCACCGCAAGAGCGCGAAGGAGCGGCGTGCCCTGCCGGGGCTGAACCCGGAGCGCGCCGACATCATCGTCGCCGGTGTGGCGGTCGTCGACGAGCTCATGGACTACTTCCAGGTGAACCTCCTGAAGGTGAACGAGCACGGCATCCGGGAGGGGCTGATCCTCAAGGGACTGCACCGGCAAAAGCTTCTGCCGGAAGACAGGAAGATCCGCACCTGGCGCGATTCCGCCCTCGCCTTCGCCAGATCGTGCCATTTCGAGGAGACCCACTCGCTGCACACCGCAAAGCTCGCACTGCAGCTCTTCGGCGCGGTGGCGAAGAGGTTCAGGCTCAAGGAAAGGGAGCGGCGGCTCCTGGAGGCGGCGGCGATCCTGCACGACGTCGGGTACTTCATCAGCTACTCGGCGCACCACAAGCACTCGTACCACCTGATCCGGCATGCGCAGCTCTTCGGATTCACCCCGCGCGAGCGCGAGCTCATCGCAAACGTGGCAAGGTACCACAGGAAGTCGGCGCCGAAGAAAAAGCACGAGGAGTATACCCGCCTCCCTGCGCCCGACCGCCTGCTCGTCTCACGGCTCGGCGGGATACTGCGCCTCGCCGACGGGCTGGACCGGCGCCGCACGAGCGCAGTGCAGGACCTCGAGTGCCTGCTCGGCAAGGACACCCTGCAGGTGAAGCTCATCGGCGAGGACGATCTCTCCGTGGAGCTCTTCGGGGCCAGGGGGAAAGGGGACCTCTTCGAGAGCGCCTTCAAGGTGAAGCTCGAGTTGGAGGAGCCACCCCGGGAAGGGATTCAGGGAAACGGTTTTCAACCGTAG
- a CDS encoding MoaD/ThiS family protein: protein MTQEPTNTVKMFGCLHTIRKDRGLPVNADITLPPEGRTAEQIAHDLDLPLDKIEGVFVNNLVFNLDKVVLPGDQVAFVPTGVPGPHRYTLGIYSAGKQEQ, encoded by the coding sequence ATGACCCAGGAACCGACGAACACGGTGAAAATGTTCGGCTGCCTCCACACCATCAGGAAGGACCGGGGGCTCCCCGTGAATGCCGACATCACCCTTCCCCCCGAGGGGCGCACCGCCGAACAGATCGCCCACGACCTCGACCTCCCCCTGGACAAGATCGAAGGGGTCTTCGTGAACAACCTCGTTTTCAACCTGGACAAGGTCGTACTTCCCGGGGACCAGGTCGCCTTTGTCCCCACCGGGGTCCCCGGCCCGCACCGGTATACCCTCGGCATCTACAGCGCCGGAAAACAGGAGCAGTAA
- a CDS encoding GspE/PulE family protein, whose protein sequence is MDQPNLQQVEHLSEATNLRHFVEAARQEIKKDPRLGDILVAARFVSREEVEKTVELQGKGGSRKIGELLVERGLISEEQLLTALSIKFRMTFVDLEKITPHPDALKLLTKETVNQLQVFPFDFSGRKLVVATSQPSDGTILDRLCFSANRTVELVAARASHICAAIKKHYNQSDDIVDALISELREEQITVVEEPVETNFVEPDSKVIRLVNRILIGAHELGASDIHFEPGPRHAPLMLRYRVDGECFQAHQIPHMYKGAIISRLKIIANLDIAERRKPQSGKIVLQTAHAALEYRLEITPTVGRQEDAVLRVLSTSKPLPLENMAFSGRNLDTFTKMLTRPYGIILCVGPTGSGKTTTLHSALAHINSPGRKIWTAEDPVEIVQEGLRQVQVNPKIGFTFAEALKSFLRADPDVIMIGEIRDPDTAKTAIAASLSGHLVFSTLHTNSALETVMRLIEMGMEPFYFADALRGILAQRLARKLCESCREEYHPSREEYFELLQHYGAGMAQEHGLPQSHEEVTLMRKKGCEKCSGSGYRGRIALHEMLEASPALKEEIKGKPKLDALRAVALGEGMRTLKMDGIEKVLQGLTDVNQVLKVCIE, encoded by the coding sequence ATGGATCAGCCGAACCTTCAGCAGGTGGAGCATCTTTCCGAGGCGACAAACCTCCGGCACTTCGTGGAAGCGGCGCGACAGGAGATAAAGAAGGATCCGCGCCTCGGCGACATCCTCGTCGCCGCGCGCTTCGTCTCGCGGGAGGAAGTCGAAAAGACGGTCGAGCTGCAAGGTAAGGGTGGATCGAGAAAGATCGGCGAGCTCCTGGTGGAGCGCGGCCTCATCTCGGAGGAGCAGCTCCTTACCGCCCTCTCCATCAAGTTCCGCATGACCTTCGTCGACCTGGAAAAGATCACCCCCCACCCCGACGCGCTGAAACTGCTCACCAAGGAAACGGTGAACCAGCTCCAGGTTTTCCCGTTCGACTTTTCAGGAAGGAAACTCGTCGTCGCCACCTCGCAACCTTCCGACGGCACGATTCTCGACCGTCTCTGCTTCAGTGCCAACCGTACGGTGGAACTCGTCGCCGCGCGCGCATCGCACATCTGCGCTGCCATCAAAAAGCACTACAACCAGTCGGACGACATCGTGGACGCCCTGATCAGCGAGCTGCGCGAGGAGCAGATCACGGTCGTCGAGGAGCCGGTGGAGACGAACTTCGTGGAGCCGGACAGCAAGGTCATCCGGCTAGTAAACCGCATCCTCATCGGCGCCCACGAGCTCGGCGCCTCCGACATCCATTTCGAGCCGGGACCGAGACACGCGCCGCTCATGCTGCGCTACCGGGTCGATGGCGAATGCTTCCAGGCGCACCAGATCCCGCACATGTACAAGGGGGCCATTATCTCGAGGCTCAAGATCATCGCCAACCTGGACATCGCGGAGCGGCGCAAGCCGCAGAGCGGGAAGATCGTGCTGCAGACGGCGCATGCTGCTCTGGAGTACCGGCTGGAGATCACCCCCACCGTCGGGAGACAGGAAGACGCGGTGCTGAGGGTGCTGAGCACGTCGAAGCCGCTCCCTCTGGAGAACATGGCCTTTTCCGGACGCAACCTCGACACCTTCACAAAGATGCTCACGAGGCCGTACGGGATCATCCTCTGTGTCGGCCCGACCGGCTCGGGGAAAACGACCACCCTTCACTCAGCCCTCGCCCACATCAACTCCCCGGGGCGCAAGATCTGGACCGCGGAAGACCCGGTGGAGATCGTACAGGAAGGGCTGAGGCAGGTTCAGGTGAACCCGAAGATCGGCTTCACCTTCGCTGAGGCGCTGAAGTCCTTCCTGCGAGCGGACCCGGATGTGATCATGATCGGCGAGATCCGCGACCCCGACACGGCAAAGACCGCCATCGCCGCCTCGCTGAGCGGCCACCTCGTCTTCAGCACGCTGCACACAAACAGTGCGCTGGAGACGGTCATGCGTCTCATCGAGATGGGGATGGAACCCTTCTACTTCGCCGACGCGCTGCGGGGGATCCTGGCCCAGCGCCTCGCCCGCAAGCTGTGCGAAAGCTGCAGGGAGGAGTACCACCCCTCGCGCGAGGAATACTTCGAGCTGTTGCAGCACTATGGAGCGGGTATGGCGCAGGAACATGGACTGCCGCAGTCGCACGAAGAAGTGACGCTGATGAGGAAGAAGGGGTGTGAAAAGTGCTCCGGCAGCGGCTACCGCGGCCGCATTGCGCTGCACGAGATGCTGGAGGCGAGCCCTGCGTTGAAGGAAGAGATCAAGGGGAAACCGAAACTGGATGCGCTGCGTGCCGTGGCACTGGGGGAAGGCATGCGCACCCTGAAGATGGACGGCATCGAAAAGGTCCTGCAGGGACTTACCGACGTGAACCAGGTTCTCAAGGTGTGCATTGAGTAG
- a CDS encoding sigma-54-dependent transcriptional regulator, giving the protein MKELSEITKPVLLVDDEAHILTTSKLFLQGSGITDTVTINDSRQVMPYLEQNRASVIVLDLQMPHVSGFELLPNIVRSYPETPVILMTANDEIESVVECMKCGAFDYLVKPVESRRLIASVKKALELADLSSELSGLKERLLSDTLLHPDAFATIVTGNKKMRALFQYAEVVAATRQPIMITGETGVGKELVARAVHQVSGCKGAFVALNVAGLDDNMFSDTLFGHKKGAYTGADQARDGLIACAAGGTLFLDEIGDLNESSQIKLLRLLQEQEYYPVGSDMVRKSDARIILATNCDLKKLIASGKFRNDLYYRLCAHQIQIPPLRERLDDLPILLEHFLAEAAKSLNKKKPTPPPELSVLLSVYPFPGNVRELEALVFDAVVRHTSGILSMESFRAVIGDDRPVLPAAAAPASGEEPLTALFGHFPTIEEVETYMIKEAMKLAKGNQGIAGKLLGMGRQTLNKRLKGIS; this is encoded by the coding sequence GTGAAAGAGCTAAGCGAAATAACGAAGCCGGTTCTTCTCGTAGACGACGAGGCCCACATTCTCACCACATCGAAGCTTTTCCTGCAGGGAAGCGGCATCACCGATACCGTGACCATAAATGACAGCAGGCAGGTCATGCCGTACCTCGAGCAAAACCGCGCCTCGGTCATCGTGCTCGACCTGCAGATGCCGCACGTCTCCGGCTTCGAGCTCCTGCCGAACATCGTGCGGAGCTATCCGGAGACGCCGGTGATCCTCATGACCGCCAACGACGAGATCGAGTCGGTGGTGGAGTGCATGAAGTGCGGGGCCTTCGATTACCTGGTGAAACCGGTGGAGTCGCGCCGACTGATCGCCAGCGTGAAGAAGGCGCTGGAGCTTGCCGATCTCTCCAGCGAGCTCTCCGGGCTGAAGGAGCGTCTCCTGAGCGACACGCTGCTGCATCCTGATGCTTTCGCCACCATCGTGACGGGAAACAAGAAGATGAGGGCCCTTTTCCAGTATGCGGAGGTCGTGGCTGCGACGAGGCAGCCGATCATGATCACGGGGGAGACGGGGGTCGGGAAGGAACTGGTGGCTCGTGCGGTACACCAGGTAAGCGGCTGCAAGGGGGCCTTCGTCGCGCTGAATGTCGCCGGGCTCGACGACAACATGTTTTCCGACACCCTCTTCGGGCACAAAAAAGGCGCCTACACCGGGGCGGATCAGGCCCGCGATGGGTTGATCGCCTGTGCCGCCGGCGGAACTCTTTTCCTCGACGAGATAGGTGACCTGAACGAGTCGTCCCAGATAAAACTTCTGCGACTCCTGCAGGAGCAGGAGTACTACCCGGTCGGCTCCGACATGGTGCGAAAGAGCGACGCACGCATCATCCTTGCCACCAACTGCGACCTCAAAAAGCTCATCGCCTCCGGGAAGTTCCGAAACGACCTCTACTACCGGCTCTGCGCGCACCAGATCCAGATCCCGCCGCTCAGGGAGCGCCTCGACGACCTGCCGATCCTGCTGGAGCACTTTCTCGCCGAGGCTGCGAAGAGCCTCAACAAGAAGAAGCCGACCCCGCCGCCGGAGCTGTCGGTCCTCCTGTCGGTGTACCCCTTCCCCGGAAACGTGAGGGAACTGGAGGCGCTCGTCTTCGACGCGGTGGTGCGCCACACCTCCGGGATACTCTCCATGGAGAGCTTCCGCGCCGTCATCGGCGACGACAGGCCGGTCCTCCCTGCGGCTGCCGCACCGGCATCGGGGGAGGAGCCGCTCACCGCGCTCTTTGGCCACTTCCCCACCATCGAGGAAGTGGAGACGTACATGATAAAAGAGGCGATGAAGCTCGCGAAGGGGAATCAAGGTATCGCGGGAAAACTCCTCGGGATGGGGCGCCAGACCCTCAACAAGCGCCTGAAGGGGATCTCCTGA
- a CDS encoding response regulator — MSADIKTISPNPQQGPHKRLGEIFVERGLLTDISVARLVQHAKSKEMRLGELLEVLGLVTPEELAEALTIQYRCKKIMDFAKYAFPQSMLRTIPLDMAVKNTIFPLKLEEGKLALAVADPTNQDLFARIGQEKQVKIILFVSTRSEINRAIARHYLGHAIEEPNGKTILVVEDDKLVRESVEKILKRQGYVVETAVDGMDAFSKIFTLKPKLVITDKVMPKLSGYEFLYALRNIPEFRYMPVILMTAAATPDEEKEALEKGFFDFILKPVKDIGLLTRVQRAFQSSEQLYVMGG, encoded by the coding sequence ATGAGCGCCGACATCAAGACCATATCGCCAAATCCTCAGCAGGGACCGCACAAGCGTCTGGGGGAGATCTTTGTCGAGCGCGGGCTTCTCACCGACATCTCCGTGGCGCGCCTTGTGCAGCATGCCAAGAGCAAGGAGATGCGTCTCGGCGAACTTCTGGAGGTACTCGGCCTGGTGACGCCGGAAGAACTGGCGGAGGCGCTTACCATCCAGTACCGCTGCAAAAAGATCATGGATTTCGCAAAGTACGCCTTCCCCCAGTCCATGCTGCGCACCATTCCGCTCGACATGGCCGTGAAAAACACCATCTTTCCCCTGAAGCTCGAGGAGGGGAAACTGGCACTCGCCGTGGCCGATCCCACCAACCAGGATCTCTTCGCCCGCATCGGGCAGGAGAAGCAGGTGAAGATCATCCTCTTCGTTTCCACCCGCAGCGAGATAAACCGGGCCATTGCACGGCACTACCTCGGCCACGCCATCGAGGAGCCGAACGGCAAGACGATATTGGTGGTTGAGGACGACAAGCTGGTTCGGGAGTCGGTGGAGAAGATCCTGAAGCGGCAGGGGTACGTGGTGGAAACGGCCGTCGACGGCATGGATGCCTTCAGCAAGATCTTCACCCTGAAGCCGAAGCTCGTGATCACCGACAAGGTGATGCCGAAGCTCAGCGGGTACGAGTTTCTCTACGCCCTGCGCAACATCCCTGAGTTCCGCTACATGCCGGTGATCCTCATGACTGCGGCGGCAACCCCCGACGAGGAGAAAGAGGCGCTGGAAAAGGGGTTCTTCGACTTCATCCTGAAACCGGTGAAGGATATCGGGCTCCTCACCCGGGTGCAGCGCGCCTTCCAAAGTAGCGAGCAGCTCTACGTCATGGGCGGTTAG
- a CDS encoding TPM domain-containing protein → MAGRGRLFFSDVQKDSIREAVAAAEKLTSGEIAIMLVEESDLYREAEITGAVLVSGVLAAAIAVPTHHVTIWSYIPMMCLLFFPLRYLFRRFPRLKLPFAGPRRQAEAVRQRAVAAFHEKGLHRTAEETGILIFISLLEHKVWILGDRGINAKIAPESWQVLANQLAAGVREGRATEALCEVIKSCGNELAQHFPRRAGDRNELSDELIIS, encoded by the coding sequence ATGGCAGGAAGAGGCAGGCTCTTTTTTAGTGACGTCCAGAAAGACTCCATCCGCGAGGCCGTGGCGGCGGCAGAGAAGCTCACCTCGGGGGAGATCGCCATTATGCTGGTGGAGGAGAGCGATCTTTACCGCGAGGCGGAGATCACAGGGGCCGTGCTGGTGTCGGGGGTGCTCGCGGCGGCAATCGCCGTGCCGACGCACCACGTCACCATCTGGAGCTACATCCCGATGATGTGCCTACTCTTTTTTCCCCTGCGTTACCTCTTCAGGCGTTTCCCCAGGCTGAAGCTCCCCTTTGCCGGTCCCCGCAGGCAGGCTGAAGCCGTGCGGCAAAGGGCGGTGGCGGCCTTCCACGAGAAAGGGTTGCACCGCACGGCGGAGGAGACCGGCATCCTTATCTTTATTTCGCTCCTGGAGCACAAGGTTTGGATTCTGGGGGATCGGGGCATAAACGCGAAGATTGCACCTGAATCGTGGCAGGTGTTGGCGAATCAGCTTGCGGCGGGGGTGCGTGAGGGGCGGGCGACGGAGGCCCTCTGCGAGGTCATCAAGAGCTGCGGGAATGAATTGGCCCAGCACTTTCCGCGCCGGGCCGGCGATAGAAACGAGCTTTCGGACGAGTTGATCATTTCCTGA
- a CDS encoding TPM domain-containing protein, producing the protein MKKILLLLLCLFFSSGAFAAEVPPLRAHVNDYASLLSPQAAQQLEDELASFEQSDSTQIAVLTIPSLEGEDIEGYSIKVVEKWQLGQKGKDNGALLLVVKNDRKMRIEAGRGLEGKLTDLVSGRIIRNEMRPAFQRGDFDGGVVAGAHAIMATVRGEYGAEQRDIRHGKRGANPIFTFLVFVAVAAVFLGAMSRLLGGVAGAVGLPVAVSLSFGALPVLALAFLGVAGFVLGLILSFLFSGGGRGGFGGGFGGPFFGGGFGGGGFGGGGFGGGGFSGGGGTFGGGGASGDW; encoded by the coding sequence ATGAAGAAGATCCTTCTTTTACTGCTTTGCCTTTTCTTTTCCTCGGGGGCGTTCGCCGCTGAGGTCCCCCCCCTGCGTGCGCACGTCAACGACTATGCGTCCCTCCTCTCTCCCCAGGCTGCGCAGCAGCTCGAGGATGAGCTCGCCTCTTTCGAGCAGAGCGACTCCACCCAGATCGCGGTCCTCACCATCCCTTCCCTGGAGGGGGAAGATATTGAAGGGTACTCCATAAAGGTCGTGGAAAAGTGGCAGCTAGGCCAAAAGGGGAAGGATAACGGCGCACTCCTCCTGGTGGTGAAGAACGACCGGAAGATGAGGATCGAGGCGGGGCGCGGGCTGGAGGGGAAGCTCACGGACCTTGTGTCGGGGCGCATCATAAGGAACGAGATGAGGCCCGCCTTCCAGCGCGGCGACTTCGACGGCGGCGTCGTGGCGGGGGCCCACGCCATAATGGCTACGGTGCGGGGGGAATACGGCGCGGAACAGCGTGACATACGCCACGGCAAGAGAGGAGCCAATCCCATCTTTACCTTCCTCGTCTTTGTGGCCGTCGCCGCCGTCTTCCTCGGCGCGATGTCACGATTGCTGGGGGGGGTTGCCGGGGCCGTAGGGTTGCCTGTGGCCGTGTCCCTCTCCTTCGGGGCACTACCGGTGCTCGCTCTCGCCTTTCTGGGTGTGGCCGGCTTTGTGCTCGGTCTCATCCTCTCCTTCCTCTTCTCCGGCGGGGGGCGTGGCGGCTTCGGCGGCGGGTTTGGTGGGCCCTTCTTTGGCGGCGGCTTCGGAGGCGGCGGTTTTGGCGGCGGCGGTTTCGGGGGCGGGGGATTCTCCGGAGGCGGGGGAACCTTTGGCGGGGGCGGCGCCTCCGGTGACTGGTGA
- a CDS encoding LemA family protein — MKKWVVRLLALMVLTTLAGCGYNTMQAKEEAVFAAWGDVEAAYQRRADLVPNLVEVVKGYAKHEAETLKAVTEARSRVGSVQAGKDTINDPQALQKFQQAQSQLSGALSRLMVVVERYPDLKANQNFMDLQNQLEGTENRINVARVRYNQSVQDFNTTIRTFPNSMTNSLLLHLQRKEPFRAEEGARTAPKIKF, encoded by the coding sequence ATGAAGAAATGGGTAGTACGTCTGCTCGCGCTGATGGTTCTGACCACCCTTGCCGGCTGCGGATACAACACCATGCAGGCGAAGGAAGAGGCTGTCTTTGCTGCCTGGGGGGACGTGGAGGCTGCATACCAGCGCAGGGCGGATCTCGTGCCGAACCTGGTCGAGGTGGTGAAGGGGTACGCAAAGCATGAGGCTGAAACGCTGAAGGCCGTGACGGAGGCGCGTTCCCGCGTCGGGTCGGTGCAGGCAGGGAAGGACACCATAAACGATCCGCAGGCGCTGCAGAAGTTCCAGCAGGCGCAGAGCCAGCTCTCCGGCGCCCTTTCGAGGCTGATGGTGGTGGTGGAGCGCTACCCCGACCTGAAGGCGAACCAGAATTTCATGGATCTGCAGAACCAGCTCGAGGGGACGGAAAACCGCATCAATGTGGCTCGGGTGCGCTACAACCAGTCGGTGCAGGATTTCAACACCACGATCCGCACCTTCCCGAACTCCATGACGAACTCTCTGCTGCTGCACCTGCAGCGCAAGGAGCCGTTCCGCGCCGAAGAGGGTGCCCGGACGGCGCCGAAGATCAAGTTCTAG
- a CDS encoding cytochrome-c peroxidase yields MISGKGLSLRTALYLSLAGLVFASAASGNDDVLKKARAAFKQMPAKAPALKGNESTPARLELGKKLFFDPRLSASQLLSCNTCHNVGLGGVDLQETSIGHHWQKGPRNAPTVFNSVYNAAQFWDGRAEDLKAQAKGPVQAAVEMNNKPEQVVAMLKSIPGYRKLFREAFPREKDAVTFDNMARAIEVFEATLVTPDSPFDKYLAGKPKSLSAKEEEGLSLFMAKGCAACHGGINAGGSGYYPFGVVRAPSTEIRPSADTGRFKVTSTASDNYVFRSPALRNIALTAPYFHSGKVWRLEEAVAVMGSTQLGIQLDDPQTVAISAFLRALTGKQPVIEYPVLPPSSDATPHPVVQ; encoded by the coding sequence ATGATCAGTGGAAAAGGGTTGTCACTCCGTACGGCATTGTATCTTTCATTGGCAGGCCTCGTTTTCGCTTCGGCTGCGTCGGGAAACGATGACGTCCTGAAGAAGGCCCGGGCGGCGTTCAAGCAGATGCCGGCGAAAGCTCCGGCGCTCAAGGGGAACGAGAGCACTCCGGCGCGGCTGGAACTGGGGAAGAAGCTCTTTTTCGACCCCCGTCTCTCCGCTTCGCAGCTCCTGAGCTGCAACACCTGCCATAACGTGGGCCTTGGCGGGGTCGACCTCCAGGAGACCTCCATCGGGCACCATTGGCAGAAAGGGCCGCGCAATGCACCGACCGTCTTCAACTCGGTGTATAACGCTGCGCAGTTCTGGGATGGGCGGGCGGAGGACCTGAAGGCGCAGGCGAAAGGTCCGGTTCAGGCCGCTGTGGAGATGAACAACAAACCGGAGCAGGTGGTGGCGATGCTGAAGAGCATCCCCGGGTATCGGAAGCTCTTTCGCGAGGCATTTCCGAGAGAGAAGGATGCGGTCACCTTTGACAACATGGCGCGCGCCATAGAGGTCTTTGAGGCGACGCTCGTGACACCGGACTCCCCCTTTGACAAGTACCTCGCTGGAAAGCCGAAGTCGTTGAGCGCGAAGGAGGAAGAAGGGCTTTCCCTCTTCATGGCCAAGGGGTGTGCCGCCTGCCACGGCGGGATCAATGCCGGCGGAAGCGGGTATTATCCTTTCGGTGTGGTACGTGCCCCTTCCACCGAGATCAGACCATCCGCCGACACGGGGCGCTTCAAGGTCACGAGCACTGCCTCGGACAACTACGTCTTCCGCTCTCCGGCCCTCAGGAATATCGCCCTCACCGCACCATATTTCCACTCCGGGAAGGTATGGCGTCTTGAGGAGGCGGTGGCGGTAATGGGCTCGACCCAGTTGGGGATCCAGCTGGACGACCCGCAGACGGTCGCCATTTCCGCGTTTCTGCGTGCACTGACAGGAAAGCAGCCGGTAATAGAGTATCCCGTCCTGCCGCCGAGCTCTGACGCCACGCCGCACCCGGTCGTACAGTGA
- a CDS encoding cytochrome C, giving the protein MTGKGFSKIARSCVLAVALICAAGSAFAGRIATVDIPAKPELYATTPAPLSAAQCAQCHTGVFGDLKASGGKHQFECQGCHKVLHAYNPKKANYDAIMPKCSSCHTDIHGAANKDCASCHTNPHAPCKVGMTSRLTSACASCHANPKADLVKFPSKHTALACEFCHKSHGYKPACSECHKGHYKGQDFATCVKCHSVHKPKQVTYGTAEPAASCGACHGKVFNKWKGSASRHAKVNCAQCHHTKHKYIPQCQECHPTPHPKTILDRFPKCLGCHLDVHDPPNMKK; this is encoded by the coding sequence ATGACAGGAAAAGGTTTCAGTAAAATTGCGCGCTCGTGCGTGCTCGCAGTCGCGCTTATCTGTGCGGCAGGGAGTGCGTTCGCCGGGCGCATCGCCACCGTGGACATCCCGGCCAAGCCGGAACTCTACGCGACCACCCCGGCTCCGCTGAGCGCCGCACAGTGCGCACAGTGCCACACCGGCGTCTTCGGAGACCTGAAGGCAAGTGGCGGCAAACACCAGTTCGAGTGCCAGGGGTGCCACAAGGTCCTGCACGCGTACAACCCCAAGAAGGCGAACTACGACGCCATCATGCCGAAGTGCTCCTCCTGCCATACCGACATCCATGGAGCTGCCAACAAGGATTGCGCGAGCTGCCACACCAACCCGCACGCACCGTGCAAAGTGGGGATGACCAGCCGCCTCACCAGCGCATGCGCAAGCTGCCACGCAAACCCGAAGGCGGACCTGGTGAAGTTCCCGAGCAAGCACACCGCTCTTGCCTGTGAGTTCTGCCACAAGTCCCACGGCTACAAGCCGGCGTGCTCCGAGTGCCACAAAGGGCACTACAAGGGGCAGGATTTTGCGACCTGCGTGAAGTGCCACTCCGTGCACAAGCCGAAGCAGGTTACCTACGGCACCGCCGAGCCGGCGGCAAGCTGCGGCGCCTGCCACGGCAAGGTGTTCAACAAGTGGAAGGGGAGCGCCAGCCGCCACGCGAAGGTGAACTGCGCACAGTGCCACCACACGAAGCACAAGTACATCCCGCAGTGCCAGGAGTGCCACCCGACTCCGCATCCGAAGACCATTCTGGACAGGTTCCCGAAATGCCTCGGCTGCCACCTCGACGTGCACGATCCGCCGAACATGAAGAAGTAA